From the genome of Paraburkholderia flava, one region includes:
- a CDS encoding amino acid synthesis family protein, whose protein sequence is MFEIRRVLTHVEDIFHEFGPPPAHPLRRGALAAVMTNPFAGRYEPQIDHAMELLKPIGVALANRLLEAMAVPHEAIEGYGKGAIVGSRGELEHGALWHVPGGYAMRELLEKHGVPTNAIVPSTKKVGAPSTALDVPMTHVNASYVRSHFDAIEVRVPGAPAADEVVYILAMSTGQRVHARVGGLSKDAITGKDGLR, encoded by the coding sequence GTGTTCGAAATACGCCGCGTGCTGACGCACGTCGAAGACATTTTTCACGAATTCGGGCCGCCGCCCGCGCATCCGCTGCGACGCGGCGCGCTCGCCGCGGTGATGACTAATCCGTTCGCGGGCCGGTACGAGCCGCAGATCGATCACGCGATGGAACTGCTGAAACCGATTGGCGTTGCGCTTGCGAATCGATTGCTCGAAGCGATGGCGGTTCCGCACGAGGCGATTGAGGGCTATGGCAAGGGAGCAATCGTGGGGTCGAGGGGCGAACTTGAACACGGTGCGCTGTGGCATGTACCGGGCGGTTACGCGATGCGAGAGCTACTGGAAAAACACGGCGTGCCGACCAACGCAATCGTCCCGTCGACGAAAAAAGTCGGCGCGCCGTCCACCGCGCTCGACGTGCCGATGACGCATGTGAACGCGAGCTACGTGCGCAGCCATTTCGATGCGATAGAAGTCCGCGTACCCGGCGCACCCGCTGCCGACGAGGTGGTGTACATCCTGGCGATGAGCACCGGACAGCGCGTGCATGCGCGCGTCGGCGGGCTGTCGAAGGATGCGATTACCGGCAAGGACGGCTTGCGCTGA
- a CDS encoding amino acid synthesis family protein, with the protein MAIKLRKLIVQVDETCIEMGQTIDPPVRRAVAIAVIDNPYAGSYAPKLDALIEAGEELGGLLGQRCVEALGIAPGDAQSYGKAAIVGEAGELEHAAAILHPKLGTPLRAAVQKGAALVPSAKKMGTLGTAIDVPLGHKDAAFVRSHFDAIEARVSDAPRANEIVVAVAVTAGGRPLPRIGGLQVSEIKGEDGLR; encoded by the coding sequence ATGGCAATCAAGCTTCGCAAGCTGATCGTGCAGGTCGACGAGACGTGCATCGAGATGGGACAGACGATCGATCCGCCGGTGCGCCGCGCGGTCGCAATCGCGGTGATCGACAATCCTTATGCAGGCAGCTATGCGCCTAAACTCGACGCGCTGATCGAAGCCGGCGAAGAACTCGGCGGACTGCTCGGCCAGCGCTGCGTCGAAGCGCTCGGCATCGCACCCGGCGACGCGCAGAGCTACGGCAAGGCTGCGATCGTCGGCGAGGCGGGTGAGCTTGAACACGCGGCGGCGATCCTGCATCCGAAGCTCGGCACGCCGCTGCGCGCCGCAGTGCAGAAAGGCGCGGCGCTCGTGCCGTCGGCGAAGAAGATGGGCACGCTCGGCACCGCGATCGATGTGCCGCTCGGCCACAAGGACGCCGCCTTCGTGCGCAGCCATTTCGATGCGATCGAAGCCCGTGTTTCCGACGCGCCGCGCGCGAACGAGATCGTCGTCGCGGTCGCGGTGACGGCGGGCGGCCGTCCGCTGCCGCGCATCGGCGGGTTGCAGGTGAGCGAGATCAAGGGCGAAGACGGTTTGCGCTGA
- a CDS encoding UPF0280 family protein, translated as MNATVATATPVTLATVETAASGATRARLADGRWHLQHGPIDIIVGADGNADALQAAHDACWQRFADVLAELVGELPLLRRPLCADATLDDNPCTGPIARRMWSACYPHRAHYITPMAAVAGSVADELIASFARPGVTRAFVNNGGDIALHLTDGEHYRIGVFADLAAFDGSITNTLDAHLTLDASMPIRGIATSGWRGRSFSLGIADSATVLAHSAADADAAATIVANAVDLDHAGIVRRPASSLKDDSDLGELPVTVDVPLLPPPLVDFALERGARVAQRLCDDGTIAGAALFLQRRARATGIAARDPSLTESDNTQPARTPDPMEASCSKYAAC; from the coding sequence ATGAACGCGACCGTTGCCACTGCTACGCCCGTCACGCTTGCCACCGTCGAAACGGCAGCAAGCGGTGCGACGCGTGCGCGTCTGGCTGACGGTCGCTGGCATTTGCAGCATGGTCCGATTGATATCATCGTGGGCGCGGACGGAAATGCGGATGCGTTGCAAGCAGCACACGACGCATGCTGGCAACGCTTCGCTGACGTACTTGCGGAACTGGTCGGTGAATTGCCGCTGCTGCGCCGGCCTTTGTGTGCCGACGCAACGCTGGATGACAACCCATGCACCGGCCCGATCGCACGCCGCATGTGGTCCGCTTGCTATCCCCATCGCGCGCACTACATCACGCCGATGGCCGCAGTCGCGGGCAGCGTCGCCGACGAACTGATCGCGTCATTTGCGCGGCCAGGCGTCACGCGTGCATTCGTCAACAACGGCGGCGACATCGCGCTGCATCTGACCGACGGCGAGCATTACCGCATCGGCGTATTCGCCGATCTCGCCGCATTTGATGGCAGCATCACGAACACGCTCGACGCACACCTGACACTCGATGCATCGATGCCCATACGCGGCATCGCAACGAGCGGCTGGCGTGGCCGCAGCTTCAGCCTCGGTATCGCCGACAGCGCGACCGTGCTCGCACACAGTGCGGCGGACGCGGACGCCGCTGCGACGATTGTCGCGAACGCAGTCGATCTCGATCACGCCGGCATCGTGCGACGTCCCGCATCGTCGCTGAAGGACGACAGCGATCTCGGCGAATTACCCGTTACTGTCGACGTGCCGCTGCTACCGCCGCCGCTCGTCGACTTCGCGCTTGAACGTGGCGCGCGCGTCGCGCAGCGTCTGTGCGACGACGGCACGATCGCGGGCGCAGCACTCTTTCTGCAACGTCGAGCGCGTGCAACAGGCATCGCTGCGCGCGACCCATCTCTTACCGAGTCGGACAACACCCAACCGGCCCGCACCCCCGACCCAATGGAGGCGTCGTGTTCGAAATACGCCGCGTGCTGA
- a CDS encoding 6-hydroxynicotinate reductase codes for MTEHTKVDFGADRVDGATATTPGPTVLEKAAPRSERMATNKIECNACPVLCQISEGRTGACDRYANADGRLIRVDPVCFVSRGAVADEAAAIEFDASSATSPAAADASLFVTGVGASSTYPDYKPAPFIVSSRQDNVDMVTVVTEGIFSYCSFKVKIDTDRFLGPEQSNVRCHGEIVGHVSTAEYGSQMLSLGGVHHLTGGSKKEGRVTCDMMEALGNKKAVELTIDGGASLVIRAGAAPVVDGVEERRMRVGCGSATIGIFAKQWFGHVDEVVVVDDHITGVLTEHQAGRCLGMTRSGLKIRGRKSTPGRYFQVANPGIGWGGTDIQDPLAIVEGFDPEVARPGMRVLMVSTTGEHAQWYELDANLVPQPAEMPDAVRSTVERIGENCEPSLATVLFIGGAGGSLRAGATENPVRLTRAIKDRLVNVTCGGAPAYVWPGGGITVMVDVARMPDHSFGTVPTPAIVAPIEFSMTLDAYRDLGGHMEAVQPIETVLARGPEHVEGAPLARRTIARHPDNPWPLGISPMLG; via the coding sequence ATGACTGAACATACGAAGGTCGATTTCGGTGCAGATCGCGTCGACGGTGCTACCGCCACGACGCCGGGACCCACCGTGCTCGAAAAAGCCGCGCCGCGCAGCGAGCGGATGGCGACCAACAAGATCGAATGCAACGCGTGTCCTGTGTTGTGCCAGATCTCGGAAGGACGGACCGGCGCGTGCGATCGCTATGCGAACGCGGATGGCCGGTTGATCCGCGTTGACCCGGTGTGCTTCGTGTCGCGCGGGGCGGTCGCGGATGAAGCGGCTGCGATCGAATTCGATGCGTCCAGCGCGACATCCCCTGCGGCCGCCGATGCATCACTCTTCGTCACCGGCGTCGGCGCATCGTCGACTTATCCCGACTACAAGCCCGCGCCGTTCATCGTGTCGTCGCGGCAGGACAACGTCGACATGGTGACGGTCGTCACCGAGGGCATCTTCAGCTACTGCAGCTTCAAGGTGAAGATCGACACCGACCGCTTTCTTGGCCCGGAACAATCGAACGTGCGCTGTCATGGCGAAATCGTCGGGCACGTCAGCACGGCCGAATATGGCTCGCAGATGCTGAGCCTCGGTGGTGTTCATCATCTGACCGGCGGCAGCAAGAAAGAAGGGCGCGTTACGTGCGACATGATGGAAGCGCTCGGCAACAAGAAAGCAGTCGAGCTGACGATCGACGGCGGCGCGAGTCTGGTGATCCGCGCGGGCGCGGCGCCGGTGGTCGACGGTGTCGAGGAACGACGCATGCGCGTCGGCTGCGGGTCGGCGACGATCGGCATCTTCGCGAAGCAATGGTTCGGTCATGTCGACGAAGTGGTTGTCGTCGACGATCACATCACCGGTGTGCTGACCGAACATCAGGCCGGACGTTGCCTCGGCATGACGCGCTCGGGCCTGAAAATTCGCGGCCGAAAATCGACGCCGGGCCGCTATTTTCAGGTCGCGAATCCGGGCATCGGCTGGGGCGGTACCGACATTCAGGATCCGCTGGCGATTGTCGAAGGTTTCGATCCGGAGGTCGCGCGGCCCGGCATGCGCGTGCTGATGGTGTCGACGACCGGCGAACACGCGCAGTGGTATGAACTCGACGCGAACCTCGTGCCTCAACCGGCCGAGATGCCCGACGCGGTGCGCAGCACGGTCGAGCGGATCGGCGAGAACTGCGAGCCGTCGCTGGCGACGGTGCTGTTCATCGGCGGCGCGGGCGGCAGTCTGCGCGCGGGCGCGACCGAGAATCCGGTGCGTCTCACGCGCGCGATCAAGGACCGGCTCGTCAACGTGACGTGCGGTGGTGCGCCCGCGTATGTGTGGCCGGGTGGCGGCATCACCGTGATGGTCGATGTCGCGCGGATGCCGGACCATTCGTTCGGCACGGTGCCGACTCCGGCGATCGTCGCGCCGATCGAATTCTCGATGACGCTCGATGCGTATCGCGATCTCGGCGGTCATATGGAAGCGGTGCAGCCGATCGAAACGGTGCTCGCGCGTGGGCCGGAACATGTCGAAGGTGCGCCGCTTGCGCGTCGTACGATTGCGCGGCATCCGGACAATCCGTGGCCGCTTGGCATTTCGCCGATGCTTGGGTGA